One part of the Streptomyces nigra genome encodes these proteins:
- a CDS encoding SpoIIE family protein phosphatase, translated as MASSTPGRDQRRGGSRVVQGSDLAEALNCAAREARRGLDAVSAAVYLLDEDQGALRLALAGGSAPSFFTFPGRMALDMPSATARAWATGRAAMLIDPDPAGPDQDHVLPYPYVALSAPVASGDRRFGALTVLRVETAGVFGPADMLFLEDVGRQLAAVLAHLVDDGVGVAAGPTPMLVPAEQEVDTSVCTPGWGVRDVPGSSGTSMMFPLRRLSELLNRATTMDDVVSAAQYCVMSSLRADALVLLSAREGRLWVLGHSGDSTELARRLHGAGVDDQKPAAAAFRGRPLYLTGERTSLLDATPAGEPRTEAYLPLRGDGQFVDLPFAVRSAVVAVCCLAFSGPRRFPSEERVLLGMMAGLLGAAVERVELIAEQHEAAQLLQRFLLPAQLPDLPRLVTTARYRPADVTSKVGGDWFDVFRIADDRAVLVIGDVEGHAVESAAVMGQVRTAMASYATEGHRPAAMIDRTGRVLAELGTALTVTCCVVALDTLGGTAEVALAGHPAPLVRHHDGTIEALDAPANVPLGVPMSQPYEAREYTIESGSILMLYTNGLVSSRSESPETCARDLLGATDAVRMPHLEDLAERIVSEVVTPQQRRDDAALLLARYEGAGRQEEPRAAGMHIQRRDLRGVSTARAFVHEQLGSWGLEDMADVVELAASEIVTNALIHAGSDVDLRLRIFEDHLRLEVRDSDTNPPIPSALSLTEEEAPEAEHGRGMLIVESLADEWTSYPNGQGKTVALKLVIPRL; from the coding sequence GTGGCGAGCAGTACACCGGGCAGAGACCAGCGGCGCGGCGGCTCCCGCGTCGTCCAGGGCTCCGATCTTGCGGAGGCTCTGAACTGCGCCGCTCGCGAGGCGAGGCGGGGGCTGGACGCCGTGTCGGCGGCGGTCTACCTGCTGGACGAGGACCAGGGCGCTCTGCGGCTGGCGCTGGCCGGCGGGAGTGCGCCTTCGTTCTTCACCTTCCCCGGCCGCATGGCGCTCGACATGCCGTCCGCCACGGCACGCGCGTGGGCCACGGGCAGGGCGGCCATGCTGATCGATCCCGATCCCGCCGGCCCGGACCAGGACCACGTGCTCCCCTATCCGTACGTCGCCCTCTCGGCGCCCGTCGCCTCCGGCGACCGGCGCTTCGGAGCCCTCACCGTGCTCCGCGTGGAGACCGCGGGGGTCTTCGGGCCCGCCGACATGCTGTTCCTGGAGGACGTCGGGCGCCAACTGGCCGCCGTCCTTGCGCACCTCGTGGACGACGGCGTCGGCGTGGCCGCGGGACCGACGCCGATGCTCGTCCCCGCGGAGCAGGAGGTGGACACGAGCGTGTGCACACCCGGTTGGGGTGTGCGTGACGTTCCGGGGTCCTCGGGTACGAGCATGATGTTCCCGCTGCGGCGGCTCTCGGAGCTGCTCAACCGGGCCACCACCATGGACGACGTCGTGTCGGCGGCCCAGTACTGCGTGATGTCCTCACTGCGTGCCGACGCGCTGGTGCTGCTCTCGGCACGCGAGGGCCGCCTGTGGGTGCTGGGCCACAGCGGTGACTCCACGGAGCTGGCCCGCAGGCTCCACGGTGCCGGGGTGGACGATCAGAAACCTGCCGCCGCGGCGTTCCGCGGACGGCCGCTGTACCTCACCGGGGAGCGGACCTCGCTCCTCGACGCGACGCCCGCGGGCGAGCCTCGCACCGAGGCGTACCTGCCGCTGCGGGGCGACGGTCAGTTCGTCGATCTGCCCTTCGCCGTCCGCAGCGCGGTCGTGGCCGTGTGCTGTCTGGCCTTCTCCGGTCCGCGCCGGTTCCCCTCCGAGGAGCGGGTGCTGCTCGGAATGATGGCGGGACTGCTGGGGGCGGCCGTGGAGCGCGTCGAACTGATCGCGGAGCAACACGAGGCGGCCCAGCTGCTGCAGCGCTTCCTGTTGCCGGCGCAACTGCCGGACCTCCCGCGGCTGGTCACCACGGCGCGCTACCGACCCGCCGATGTGACCTCCAAGGTGGGCGGCGACTGGTTCGACGTGTTCCGGATCGCGGATGACCGTGCGGTGCTGGTCATCGGCGATGTGGAGGGCCACGCGGTGGAGAGCGCCGCCGTCATGGGACAGGTGCGCACCGCCATGGCCTCCTATGCCACCGAGGGCCATCGCCCCGCGGCGATGATCGACCGGACCGGAAGGGTGCTCGCCGAGCTGGGCACCGCCCTGACCGTGACCTGCTGCGTCGTGGCGCTGGACACGCTCGGCGGTACCGCGGAGGTGGCTCTGGCGGGCCACCCCGCTCCTCTGGTCCGGCACCACGACGGGACCATCGAAGCCCTGGACGCCCCGGCCAACGTGCCCCTGGGGGTGCCCATGAGCCAGCCCTACGAGGCCCGGGAGTACACGATCGAGTCCGGTTCGATCCTGATGCTGTACACCAACGGGCTCGTCTCCTCGAGGTCGGAGAGCCCGGAGACCTGCGCGCGGGATCTGCTCGGTGCGACCGACGCCGTACGCATGCCCCATCTGGAGGATCTGGCCGAAAGGATCGTCTCGGAGGTCGTCACACCGCAGCAGCGCCGCGACGACGCCGCCCTGCTGCTGGCCCGGTACGAGGGAGCGGGGCGCCAGGAGGAGCCGAGGGCCGCGGGGATGCACATCCAGCGACGCGATCTGCGGGGGGTCAGCACGGCCCGCGCGTTCGTGCACGAGCAGCTCGGCTCATGGGGCCTCGAGGACATGGCGGACGTCGTGGAGCTGGCGGCCTCCGAGATCGTCACCAACGCGCTCATCCACGCCGGGAGCGACGTGGACCTGCGTCTGCGGATCTTCGAGGACCATCTGCGACTGGAGGTCCGGGACTCCGACACCAACCCGCCCATCCCCTCGGCGCTCTCGCTGACCGAGGAGGAGGCACCCGAGGCCGAGCACGGCCGCGGCATGCTGATCGTGGAGTCGCTGGCCGACGAGTGGACCAGCTATCCCAACGGTCAGGGCAAGACGGTGGCCCTGAAGCTGGTCATCCCCCGGCTCTAA
- a CDS encoding PEP/pyruvate-binding domain-containing protein → MRFEAAEWAVVPLSTPSAADPAITGAKAAHLARAAEEGLPVLPGFVLVPATRTRSALTGDEALRGAWRTLAGEDGREPLVVRSSSLHEDTENSSMAGRFDSVLDVRGWDDFVAAVRTVLSSARRVRPLRPASQDLPDDGMAVLVQPMFTSAVGGVMFGADPIEGRTDRILVNVVRGGPDHLVDGSTRGVRYQLTRRARLVGGAPASRLLTRAQRQRLVGLAKVAERVFGGPQDMEFGFGPDGALWLFQARPITAMPPRPPRGARLLGPGPVAETLPGVLQPLEEDLWMAPMSHGLAVALDIAGAAPRRRLRRVPVVRSVHGRAVADLRLLGTVPSAHPFLDRINTANGARRAGAAWRVGRLRSALPLLAVDVMADVDRALAGFPSPGDMLGGRLLDAVAWGRRALSALHAQESLAGALLGAGSGATAAGEALALLAEGRGRGLDDDELIARHPVLLSLLPPALTRHAALPQVGNVTSLPRGVDSLPVREGLRLRVRWVQEMQIRMLAELARRLWAEQGEAALSRLALLRWDELVRAARGEGVPSGLDERVPCPDRGALPAAFRLAGGVVVAERPSGTAAPDQGEGAGGGFGAGTAWHGQGERPERPVLVVEFLDPALAPLLPGLAGLVAQTGSPLSHLAVLAREHQVPTVGGIADATARFPAGTPLAVDGGTGAVTVPDLPHPSSAATATRQESAA, encoded by the coding sequence ATGCGATTCGAGGCTGCGGAGTGGGCCGTCGTGCCCCTGAGCACCCCCTCGGCCGCGGACCCGGCCATCACCGGGGCCAAGGCCGCCCATCTGGCCCGCGCGGCTGAGGAGGGGCTGCCCGTGCTGCCGGGTTTCGTCCTGGTGCCCGCGACGCGTACGCGCAGCGCCCTCACCGGGGACGAGGCGCTGCGCGGTGCCTGGCGGACGCTGGCAGGCGAGGACGGCCGGGAGCCGCTCGTGGTCCGCTCCTCATCCCTCCACGAGGACACCGAGAACTCCTCCATGGCGGGACGCTTCGACTCCGTTCTGGACGTCCGGGGCTGGGACGACTTCGTCGCCGCCGTGCGGACGGTCCTGTCCTCCGCCCGGCGCGTCAGGCCCCTGCGTCCGGCATCGCAGGACCTGCCCGACGACGGGATGGCGGTGCTGGTGCAGCCGATGTTCACGTCGGCCGTCGGAGGTGTGATGTTCGGTGCCGACCCGATCGAGGGGCGTACCGACCGCATCCTCGTGAACGTGGTCCGGGGAGGCCCCGACCACCTCGTCGACGGCAGCACGCGGGGCGTGCGGTATCAGCTCACCCGGCGCGCCCGGCTTGTGGGCGGTGCGCCCGCGTCCCGGCTCCTCACGCGGGCACAGCGACAGCGTCTGGTGGGCCTGGCCAAGGTGGCCGAGCGTGTCTTCGGCGGTCCGCAGGACATGGAGTTCGGCTTCGGGCCGGACGGCGCGCTGTGGCTGTTCCAGGCCCGGCCCATCACCGCCATGCCCCCTCGTCCGCCACGCGGCGCCCGACTGCTCGGGCCCGGTCCGGTCGCCGAGACGCTCCCCGGTGTGCTCCAACCGCTGGAGGAGGACCTGTGGATGGCACCCATGTCCCACGGCCTGGCCGTGGCCCTGGACATCGCCGGCGCCGCACCCCGGCGCCGGCTGCGCCGGGTCCCCGTGGTGAGGTCGGTGCACGGCCGGGCGGTGGCGGATCTGCGTCTGCTGGGCACCGTGCCGTCCGCCCACCCCTTCCTCGACCGGATCAACACCGCCAACGGGGCACGACGGGCGGGCGCGGCCTGGCGGGTGGGCCGGCTGCGCTCCGCCCTGCCCCTGCTGGCGGTCGACGTCATGGCGGACGTCGACCGCGCCCTGGCAGGGTTCCCGTCACCCGGTGACATGCTCGGCGGCCGGCTCCTCGACGCCGTCGCCTGGGGCCGCCGAGCGCTGTCCGCCCTGCACGCTCAGGAGTCCCTCGCCGGCGCCCTGCTCGGCGCGGGAAGCGGTGCGACGGCTGCCGGAGAGGCACTGGCCCTGCTGGCCGAGGGCCGCGGCCGGGGGCTGGACGACGACGAGCTGATCGCTCGCCATCCGGTCCTTCTGTCGCTGCTGCCACCCGCGCTCACCCGCCACGCGGCGCTCCCGCAGGTCGGCAACGTCACGTCGCTGCCCCGGGGAGTGGACTCCCTGCCGGTGCGCGAGGGATTGCGGCTGCGCGTGCGCTGGGTCCAGGAGATGCAGATCCGGATGCTCGCGGAGCTGGCCCGCCGGCTGTGGGCCGAGCAGGGGGAGGCGGCGCTGTCGCGCCTGGCCCTGCTGCGCTGGGACGAGCTGGTACGGGCCGCCCGGGGCGAGGGGGTGCCGTCCGGCCTGGACGAGCGAGTTCCGTGCCCGGACAGGGGTGCCCTGCCGGCAGCCTTCCGGCTGGCCGGCGGTGTCGTGGTCGCCGAGAGGCCGTCCGGCACGGCGGCACCGGACCAGGGAGAGGGCGCGGGCGGCGGCTTCGGCGCCGGCACGGCCTGGCACGGGCAGGGGGAGCGCCCTGAGCGGCCGGTGCTCGTGGTGGAGTTCCTGGACCCCGCCCTGGCGCCGCTGCTGCCGGGCCTGGCCGGACTCGTGGCGCAGACGGGGAGTCCTCTGTCGCACCTCGCCGTCCTGGCGCGCGAGCACCAGGTGCCCACGGTGGGCGGCATCGCCGACGCGACCGCGCGCTTCCCCGCCGGCACGCCCTTGGCCGTGGACGGCGGCACCGGAGCCGTGACCGTACCCGACCTGCCCCACCCTTCCTCCGCAGCGACCGCGACACGACAGGAGTCGGCCGCATGA
- a CDS encoding MarR family winged helix-turn-helix transcriptional regulator, whose product MSDEANAGEPNDVPPMLDKHLCFTLYAASRALTGAYRPLLEPLGLTYPQYLVLVALGEHRTVSVKDLVAILQLDYGTVTPLIKRLEVNGLLKRERRADDERVVQVALTEEGVALHRRLSSVPPAIGDAVGLAPEEIATLQTLVRRLTVNVNRHNAGTTRQRTA is encoded by the coding sequence ATGAGCGACGAGGCGAACGCAGGCGAGCCGAACGATGTGCCGCCCATGCTGGACAAGCACCTGTGCTTCACCCTGTACGCGGCTTCCCGCGCGCTCACGGGCGCTTACCGGCCTCTGCTCGAGCCGCTGGGCCTGACCTATCCGCAGTATCTGGTCCTGGTCGCTCTCGGCGAGCACCGGACGGTGTCCGTCAAGGACCTGGTCGCGATCCTCCAGTTGGACTACGGCACGGTGACCCCGCTGATCAAACGTCTGGAGGTGAACGGCCTCTTGAAGCGGGAGCGCCGGGCCGATGACGAACGGGTGGTCCAGGTAGCGCTCACGGAGGAGGGCGTGGCGCTGCACCGGCGTCTCTCCAGCGTTCCGCCCGCGATCGGGGACGCGGTCGGGCTTGCGCCCGAGGAGATCGCCACCCTTCAGACCCTCGTGCGACGGCTGACTGTCAACGTCAACCGCCACAACGCCGGCACGACGCGGCAGCGGACGGCCTGA
- a CDS encoding SDR family NAD(P)-dependent oxidoreductase, with product MTTSGQKVAVITGASQGIGAGLVDAYRKLGHAVVATSRTITPSEDADIVTVQGDIADPSTAERVASAAMKRFGRIDTLVNNAGIFIAKPFTEYTPEDYAAVKGVNLDGFFRLTQLSVEQMLRQGGGHVVQITTSLVDHANSSVNSVLASLTKGGLQSATKALAIEYATRGIRSNAVSLGIIKTPMHSEENHAAFAALHPVGRMGEVGDIVDAVVYLENAHFVTGEILHVDGGQNAGH from the coding sequence ATGACCACCTCCGGCCAGAAGGTCGCCGTCATCACCGGCGCGTCGCAGGGCATCGGCGCCGGCCTGGTCGACGCCTACCGCAAGCTCGGCCACGCCGTCGTCGCCACGTCCCGCACCATCACGCCGTCCGAGGACGCGGACATCGTCACGGTGCAGGGTGACATCGCCGACCCGTCCACCGCCGAGCGCGTGGCGAGCGCCGCCATGAAACGGTTCGGCCGCATCGACACGCTGGTCAACAACGCCGGCATCTTCATCGCCAAGCCGTTCACCGAGTACACCCCGGAGGACTACGCCGCGGTCAAGGGCGTGAACCTGGACGGCTTCTTCCGCCTCACCCAGCTCTCGGTCGAGCAGATGCTCCGTCAGGGCGGCGGCCACGTCGTACAGATCACCACCAGCCTGGTCGACCACGCCAACTCCTCCGTCAACTCGGTTCTCGCCTCACTGACCAAGGGCGGCCTCCAGTCGGCGACCAAGGCGCTGGCCATCGAATACGCGACCCGGGGCATCCGCAGCAACGCGGTGTCCCTCGGCATCATCAAGACGCCGATGCACAGCGAGGAGAACCACGCCGCGTTCGCCGCGCTCCACCCGGTCGGCCGGATGGGTGAGGTCGGCGACATCGTCGACGCGGTCGTCTACCTGGAGAACGCCCACTTCGTCACCGGCGAGATCCTCCACGTCGACGGCGGCCAGAACGCCGGCCACTGA
- a CDS encoding TetR/AcrR family transcriptional regulator: MGRTSDAKAKILTAAESLLEQRGYSALGVAEICNAAGVPKGSFYYFFESKEALVLAVIDAHWAAERRDWERILHGDGDPLPRLRRLLEATEERQRTDQGSYGAVLGCMFGNLSLEMSNQADAIRMRLQEIFETEVDMVDAVITEARDRGELALSDTREAARSVVAQLEGLVLFAKLYNNPAQLHSLWPSCLALLGAVDREALAVRA, encoded by the coding sequence ATGGGGCGAACAAGTGATGCAAAGGCGAAGATTCTCACCGCGGCTGAGTCACTACTGGAACAGCGGGGCTACTCAGCCCTGGGCGTTGCCGAGATCTGCAACGCGGCCGGGGTGCCCAAGGGAAGTTTCTACTACTTCTTCGAATCCAAGGAGGCCCTCGTACTCGCGGTGATCGACGCGCACTGGGCCGCCGAGCGGCGCGACTGGGAGCGCATCCTGCACGGCGACGGCGATCCCCTGCCCCGGCTGCGACGGCTGCTGGAGGCCACGGAAGAACGGCAGCGGACCGACCAGGGCAGCTACGGGGCGGTCCTGGGCTGCATGTTCGGGAACCTCTCCCTGGAGATGAGCAACCAGGCCGATGCCATACGCATGCGGCTTCAGGAGATCTTCGAGACCGAGGTGGACATGGTCGACGCGGTGATCACCGAGGCTCGGGATCGCGGCGAGCTGGCGCTGTCCGACACCAGGGAGGCCGCCCGGTCCGTGGTCGCCCAACTCGAAGGGCTGGTGCTCTTCGCCAAGTTGTACAACAACCCCGCCCAGCTGCACAGCCTCTGGCCGAGCTGCCTGGCACTCCTGGGCGCCGTCGACCGCGAGGCTCTCGCCGTACGCGCATGA
- a CDS encoding cupin domain-containing protein codes for MSFLLEDVAPDDPRWSRRGALYVPSGEGPTVWAADDVYTVKATGAQTGGHLGFVEATVPAGGGPIPHAHTHEDETFYVLDGELEFVDGDHEFTAVAGDFIHVPKGIRHGFKNRRIHAARLLFIYTPPGLEQLMLDHSVPALAGETPPPIDDDMAARAGEVIRKSGTIMLP; via the coding sequence TTCTCCTGGAGGATGTGGCACCCGACGATCCGCGGTGGAGCCGGCGCGGCGCACTGTACGTGCCGTCCGGTGAAGGTCCGACCGTCTGGGCCGCCGACGACGTCTACACGGTCAAGGCGACAGGCGCGCAGACAGGTGGGCATCTGGGCTTCGTCGAAGCCACCGTGCCGGCCGGAGGCGGCCCGATCCCGCACGCGCACACGCACGAGGACGAGACCTTCTACGTGCTGGACGGTGAGCTGGAGTTCGTGGACGGCGACCATGAGTTCACCGCCGTCGCCGGCGATTTCATCCACGTGCCGAAGGGGATCAGGCACGGCTTCAAGAACAGGCGGATACACGCTGCCAGGCTGCTGTTCATCTACACACCGCCCGGCCTGGAACAGCTCATGCTGGACCACAGCGTCCCCGCCCTGGCCGGCGAGACTCCACCACCCATCGACGACGACATGGCGGCCCGCGCCGGAGAGGTCATCCGCAAGTCCGGGACGATCATGCTCCCCTGA
- a CDS encoding N-acetylmuramoyl-L-alanine amidase, protein MHKRKKRLRLPGVIAAGALAVGGLATAHFSALADTPDASRQQEFASAAAEYDVPVSVLLGVAYQESGWDAHGEHPSAGGGYGPMHLTDVTPAMMAGGDAGAAGRGDLASLAADPALHTLRAAAKLTGLPEDTLRRDPAANIRGGAALLASYQAKVTGDTPADASEWYGAVARYSQSTHKQGAQVFADRVYRTIAKGAAAVTSDGDRVRLEAEPSVRPRTAQVDRLHLKASKTAATECPSLVQCTFVAGSPAGVQVADRPANGIRIDTIVIHDLEASYEAGVNGLAQPTNPAATHYVMRSSDGAVTQMVPTKDIAFHAGNYSTNLHSIGIEHEGYAAQGAAWYTEAQYEATADLVKYLAARFDIPLDRQHILGHDNVVGPADAYVSGMHWDPGNGWDWGHFMRLLDRPISGLHAVPPTGSVVTIAPTFADNVQTVNICPADDPTGAITACTDKQQASNFVYLRTAPDAGAPLFGDQAIHGTGAGTNRINDWGSTAQAGQQFVVADVQGDWTAIWYSGAKVWFHNPGGKNARTATGVKIIRPAGSTPVAVYGQSYPDAAEYPAGLSPSKQAPLSMYSVPAGQAYVATRAPAVTDDYFKSSGTVVFGGKKMYTVQYNHRVALVYANDVTATPVTKHWEDGGE, encoded by the coding sequence TTGCACAAAAGAAAGAAACGTCTGCGTCTCCCCGGCGTGATCGCGGCGGGTGCTCTGGCCGTGGGCGGCCTGGCCACCGCGCACTTCTCCGCACTCGCCGACACGCCCGACGCCTCGCGGCAGCAGGAGTTCGCCTCGGCGGCCGCCGAGTACGACGTCCCCGTCAGCGTGCTGCTCGGTGTGGCGTACCAGGAGTCCGGCTGGGACGCCCATGGTGAGCATCCCAGCGCAGGGGGCGGTTACGGCCCCATGCACCTCACCGATGTCACACCGGCCATGATGGCCGGTGGCGACGCGGGCGCGGCCGGGCGCGGCGACCTCGCCTCCCTGGCGGCCGACCCGGCCCTTCACACCCTCCGCGCCGCGGCGAAGCTGACCGGGCTGCCGGAGGACACCCTCCGCCGGGACCCCGCCGCGAACATCCGCGGCGGCGCGGCGCTCCTCGCCTCGTACCAGGCGAAGGTGACCGGTGACACGCCCGCCGACGCCTCCGAGTGGTACGGCGCCGTGGCCCGTTACAGCCAGTCGACGCACAAGCAGGGCGCGCAGGTCTTCGCCGACCGCGTCTACAGGACCATCGCCAAGGGCGCCGCCGCGGTGACGAGCGACGGCGACCGCGTCCGGCTGGAGGCGGAGCCCTCGGTTCGTCCCAGGACCGCACAGGTGGACCGGCTGCACCTGAAGGCGTCGAAGACCGCCGCCACCGAGTGTCCGTCGCTCGTGCAGTGCACGTTCGTAGCGGGTTCCCCGGCCGGTGTGCAGGTCGCCGATCGACCCGCCAACGGCATCAGGATCGACACCATCGTCATCCATGACCTGGAGGCCTCCTACGAGGCCGGCGTCAACGGCCTGGCCCAGCCGACCAACCCCGCGGCGACGCACTACGTGATGCGGTCGTCCGACGGCGCGGTGACGCAGATGGTGCCGACCAAGGACATCGCCTTCCACGCCGGCAACTACTCCACGAACCTGCACTCCATAGGCATAGAGCACGAGGGCTACGCCGCGCAGGGCGCCGCGTGGTACACCGAGGCGCAGTACGAGGCCACCGCCGACCTGGTGAAGTACTTGGCGGCGCGGTTCGACATACCCCTGGACCGGCAGCACATCCTGGGTCATGACAACGTTGTCGGCCCCGCCGACGCCTACGTGTCGGGCATGCACTGGGACCCGGGCAACGGCTGGGACTGGGGCCACTTCATGCGGCTGCTGGACCGGCCGATCAGCGGGTTGCACGCGGTACCCCCCACGGGTTCGGTGGTCACGATCGCTCCGACGTTCGCCGACAACGTGCAGACCGTGAACATCTGCCCGGCGGACGACCCGACCGGCGCCATCACAGCCTGCACGGACAAGCAGCAGGCGTCGAACTTCGTCTATCTGCGCACCGCGCCCGACGCCGGCGCTCCGCTCTTCGGCGACCAGGCGATCCACGGCACGGGCGCCGGCACGAACCGGATCAACGACTGGGGCAGCACCGCCCAGGCCGGCCAGCAGTTCGTCGTCGCCGACGTCCAAGGCGACTGGACGGCCATCTGGTACAGCGGGGCGAAGGTCTGGTTCCACAACCCCGGTGGCAAGAACGCCAGGACGGCGACGGGCGTGAAGATCATCCGGCCGGCCGGCAGCACCCCGGTGGCGGTCTACGGTCAGAGCTACCCGGACGCGGCCGAGTACCCGGCCGGTCTGAGCCCGTCGAAGCAGGCCCCGCTCAGCATGTACAGCGTCCCGGCGGGCCAGGCGTACGTCGCCACCCGGGCGCCGGCCGTCACCGACGACTACTTCAAGAGCAGCGGGACGGTCGTGTTCGGCGGCAAGAAGATGTACACGGTCCAGTACAACCACCGTGTCGCGCTGGTCTACGCGAACGACGTCACGGCCACGCCCGTGACGAAGCACTGGGAGGACGGCGGGGAGTAG
- a CDS encoding DedA family protein — protein MHLDAVVEAAGWWSYALVFALTAAETSAFVGLLVPGETAVLLAAAVTGHGGLNIALLAAVVVAGAVTGDNLGYALGRRCAKHPGHRWTPRIPGRHRDGRLRAFLADHSGAAVFTGKFIGFARTFLPYLAGSSGMRYRRFVLFSTAASLVWGTGTVLVGHFAGSAAIEVLHRAGAIGVAALAVVLAAALAALRIRARRGRHPIGSAVVASGGPRHR, from the coding sequence ATGCACCTCGACGCCGTCGTCGAGGCGGCCGGATGGTGGTCGTACGCCCTGGTGTTCGCCCTGACGGCCGCCGAGACCAGTGCCTTCGTCGGGCTGCTGGTGCCGGGGGAGACGGCCGTCCTGCTCGCGGCGGCGGTCACCGGCCATGGCGGACTGAACATCGCGCTGCTGGCGGCCGTCGTGGTCGCGGGCGCCGTCACCGGTGACAACCTCGGCTACGCCCTGGGCCGCCGGTGCGCGAAGCACCCCGGCCACCGCTGGACGCCCAGGATCCCGGGACGCCACCGCGACGGACGGCTACGGGCCTTCCTCGCCGACCACAGTGGTGCGGCCGTGTTCACCGGCAAGTTCATCGGCTTCGCCCGCACGTTCCTGCCCTACCTCGCCGGCTCGTCGGGCATGCGGTACCGGCGCTTCGTCCTCTTCAGCACCGCCGCGTCACTGGTCTGGGGCACGGGCACGGTCCTGGTCGGCCACTTCGCCGGCTCCGCCGCGATCGAAGTGCTCCACAGGGCCGGCGCGATCGGCGTCGCGGCGCTCGCCGTCGTGCTCGCCGCCGCCCTCGCCGCCTTGCGGATCCGGGCGCGCCGCGGACGGCACCCCATCGGTTCGGCCGTCGTGGCGTCCGGCGGCCCACGGCATCGGTGA
- a CDS encoding prephenate dehydratase yields MATTVAYQGEPGSNSATAVQRLFPGAAELPHTNFEQALDSVTLGTADLAVIPVDNSAAGRVADVHHLLPESGLFVVGEFFLAIHFDLMAVPGTSLDDVECVRSHVHALGQCRKLLREGGWRTLVSDDTAGAAREVAELGDPRHAALAPPAAARQYGLEVLRQGVEDDPDNTTRFVVLSREAAIPPLSGEPTMTSLFFAVRNIPSALYKALGGFASGGVNLTKIESYQMGAGLSPSCFYTEIEGHPDEPRVALALQELRFFTSEVRILGVYPAHAHRLREPAG; encoded by the coding sequence ATGGCAACGACCGTCGCCTATCAGGGTGAACCCGGCTCGAATTCGGCGACCGCCGTCCAGCGTCTGTTTCCCGGTGCCGCCGAACTGCCGCACACGAACTTCGAGCAGGCCCTGGACTCCGTGACACTCGGGACCGCCGACCTGGCGGTCATCCCGGTGGACAACTCCGCCGCCGGACGCGTCGCGGACGTCCACCACCTGCTTCCCGAGTCCGGGCTGTTCGTGGTCGGGGAGTTCTTCCTCGCCATCCACTTCGACCTCATGGCGGTACCCGGCACGTCGCTGGACGACGTGGAGTGCGTACGCAGCCATGTGCACGCGCTCGGACAGTGCCGAAAGCTGCTGCGGGAGGGCGGCTGGCGCACGCTCGTCAGCGACGACACCGCGGGGGCCGCCCGTGAGGTGGCCGAGCTGGGCGACCCCCGGCACGCGGCCCTGGCCCCGCCCGCGGCGGCGCGGCAGTACGGCCTGGAAGTACTGCGACAGGGAGTCGAGGACGACCCCGACAACACCACGCGTTTCGTGGTGCTGTCCCGGGAGGCGGCCATTCCCCCGCTGTCGGGCGAGCCGACGATGACGAGTCTCTTCTTCGCCGTACGCAACATTCCCAGCGCCCTCTACAAGGCGCTCGGTGGTTTCGCCAGCGGCGGTGTGAACCTCACCAAGATCGAGAGTTACCAGATGGGCGCGGGCCTCAGCCCGAGCTGCTTCTACACCGAGATCGAGGGCCACCCCGACGAGCCACGCGTCGCCCTCGCCCTGCAGGAACTGCGCTTCTTCACGTCCGAGGTACGCATCCTCGGGGTCTACCCGGCGCACGCCCACCGACTGCGGGAGCCGGCCGGGTGA